A region of Antedon mediterranea chromosome 8, ecAntMedi1.1, whole genome shotgun sequence DNA encodes the following proteins:
- the LOC140057595 gene encoding uncharacterized protein has product MYDFVITVSIAVLFMQKGITSAVETCPKSHGPEVMSRSSADGTELTLMNIGNPITCNGYIRGWRFIPTQSDTLVAMIFREQSSKKTPYLIASRTHVPIKGPLNSIHEHILSKSDWIPVFTGDVVGFHHKNGLLHYDEVDDSTPTSEYLSETTNIQVKLGSLDFDSSSLWRVYSFQTLLEDLETPHFPVFNHVLQQTTKTIKNNVIYMNDWARFRSAGTIRGWRFIVAGAGDIIAYVFRAIDMTAGTHEVIGKTTITVTLDQKNMNVEHVLGESEQIPILAGDRVGYASTTGSVLYQIFNAKPISADSMYVKSSKSMPVDVNIGSIVEFISYSVRVISIEPITADYDTFKSTEVDQDYQLQNNVIATLSERSSTSCVLNCIDNHLCQSINYNAQEMSCELNDATKISDSGNFVSDVRHTYYEMNIKTKRSFSQCNIVDCGKGKVCEPSDNSNGYVCRCILTGYVDKYCPTDECSSSLGMESGSILDGQITASSIHSGDALAHCGRLNLPTENGCFGGWSAEAPFQNEWLKIDLLVEHTLTGVVSQGADYSGFSEWVELYTVSYFKVDQVGEMYITDGNGKIKIFDGNLDKNGHRLNYFQQPIQTTAIKFNMIKWNNHVSFRGELIGCREGNPWVRIFKGISMNGFSIYDAWTSGTGASSYHAHKYLISDTHYRNDVILNNWSSFDILKVKLTLYSQFNVEVKSMLFNGVGSTMTSWFASVNVEESSWDDLPAESTNYFSINGDSRNSRRFYINHGYGGCENDRGWLLITERARIGCYEGYDATPKILYSQSRSYENWSEGDVGTARAMTIDVKLG; this is encoded by the exons ATGTATGACTTTGTAATCACTGTATCTATTGCTGTTTTATTTATGCAAAAAG GCATAACAAGTGCTGTGGAAACATGTCCAAAAAGCCATGGACCTGAAGTGATGTCGAGATCTTCAGCCGACGGCACTGAACTTACGTTAATGAACATCGGTAACCCTATCACGTGTAATGGTTACATAAGAGGATGGCGCTTTATTCCAACGCAAAGTGATACGCTCGTTGCGATGATTTTTCGTGAACAATCTTCTAAGAAAACACCTTATTTAATAGCAAGTCGAACTCATGTTCCTATTAAGGGACCGTTGAATAGCATACACGAACATATACTAAGCAAATCTGATTGGATTCCAGTGTTTACTGGTGACGTTGTTGGTTTCCATCATAAAAATGGACTATTGCATTATGATGAGGTGGATGACAGCACCCCAACAAGTGAATATTTATCAGAAACGACAAACATCCAAGTCAAATTGGGATCACTCGACTTTGACTCTTCCAGCTTGTGGCGTGTGTATTCATTTCAGACATTACTTGAAG ATTTGGAGACACCACATTTTCCAGTCTTTAATCATGTTTTACAACAAACGACTAAAACAATTAAGAACAACGTAATCTATATGAATGATTGGGCTAGATTCCGAAGTGCAGGGACCATACGAGGCTGGCGGTTTATTGTAGCAGGAGCTGGGGATATTATTGCTTACGTTTTTAGAGCAATAGACATGACAGCAGGTACTCATGAGGTGATAGGAAAAACAACCATCACTGTGACGTTGGACCAGAAAAACATGAATGTTGAACATGTTTTAGGAGAATCTGAACAGATTCCGATTTTGGCTGGCGATAGAGTCGGATATGCATCCACTACAGGCAGTGTTTTGTATCAAATTTTTAATGCAAAACCCATTTCTGCCGATTCaatgtatgtaaaatcatcaaaatcAATGCCTGTGGATGTCAACATCGGGTCAATAGTTGAATTTATCAGTTATTCAGTACGAGTAATATCAATTGAACCTATTACAGCAGACTATG acACATTCAAGTCAACCGAAGTGGACCAGGATTACCAACTTCAAAACAACGTCATTGCAACATTGTCAGAGAGAAGTTCAACTTCATGCGTATTAAACTGTATCGACAACCACTTATGCCAGTCAATAAATTACAATGCACAAGAAATGTCATGTGAATTGAATGATGCCACTAAGATCAGCGACTCtggcaactttgtttctgacgTCAGACACACttattatgaaatgaatattaaaacaaag AGAAGCTTTAGTCAATGCAACATTGTTGATTGTGGTAAGGGTAAAGTGTGCGAGCCATCAGACAATAGCAATGGATATGTTTGCCGTTGTATTTTAACTGGATATGTTGATAAATATTGCCCAACTGATG AATGTTCAAGTAGCCTCGGAATGGAATCGGGAAGTATATTGGATGGTCAGATCACTGCTAGTTCAATTCACAGTGGTGACGCGCTTGCTCACTGTGGAAGGCTAAATCTTCCTACTGAAAATGGATGTTTTGGTGGCTGGAGTGCAGAAGCACCATTTCAGAATGAATGGCTTAAGATTGACTTATTAGTTGAGCATACACTTACAGGAGTGGTTAGCCAAGGAGCAGACTACAGTGGATTTTCAGAGTGGGTAGAACTTTACACTGTGAGTTATTTCAAAGTTGACCAGGTTGGAGAAATGTACATAACCGATGGAAATGGCAAAATAAAG ATCTTTGATGGAAACTTAGACAAAAATGGACATCGACTTAACTACTTTCAGCAACCTATACAGACTACAGCAATTAAGTTTAACATGATCAAATGGAACAATCATGTAAGCTTTCGTGGAGAGCTTATTGGTTGTAGGGAAG GAAATCCATGGGTTCGGATTTTCAAGGGGATATCCATGAATGGATTTAGCATTTATGATGCATGGACTTCTGGTACAGGAGCATCTAGTTACCATGCTCACAAGTACCTGATCAGTGACACGCACTACAGGAATGATGTCATCTTGAATAATTGGTCATCATTTGACATTTTGAAG gtaAAACTGACATTATATTCCCAGTTTAATGTTGAAGTAAAATCGATGCTATTCAATGGTGTTGGTTCAACCATGACTTCTTGGTTTGCAAGCGTAAATGTTGAGGAATCATCGTGGGATGATCTCCCAGCAGAAAGTACAAATTATTTCAGCATTAATGGAGATTCACGTAATAG CAGAAGATTTTATATTAACCATGGATATGGTGGATGTGAGAATGATCGGGGCTGGCTACTGATCACTGAGAGAGCAAGGATTGGCTGTTATGAAGGTTATGACGCCACTCCAAAGATACTTTATAGTCAATCACGCTCTTATGAAAACTGGTCTGAAGGAG ATGTTGGAACAGCACGAGCAATGACAATAGATGTGAAGTTGGGTTAA
- the LOC140056571 gene encoding alanine--tRNA ligase, cytoplasmic-like: MDSSLTSAQVREMFFDYFKKHGTLDHKYVHSSSTIPMDDPTLLFANAGMNQYKPIFLGTVDPNSDMGKLKRAVNSQKCIRAGGKHNDLDDVGKDVYHHTFFEMLGNWSFGDYFKKEACAMAWDLMTNVYKLPKDRLYVTYFGGFEEASLEPDLDCRQIWIDLGIPEDRVLPFGMQDNFWEMGDTGPCGPCTEIHFDRIGGRNATHLVNMDDPDVLELWNLVFIQFNRESATVLKPLPQKSVDTGMGLERIASVIQGKTSNYDTDLFVPLFDAIQTASGARPYTGKVGKDDVDGLDMAYRVVADHARTLTIAFSDGGRPDNVGRGYVLKRVLRRGVRYITEKLGASPGKFATLIPVVVQVLGDAFPEVRKDPQMVMDIINDEEAQFLKTLNRGRKVLERTINKLGDSTKVFPGKAAWLLYDTYGFPPDLTELMVEEKGMSVDQKEYNTEKKAAQLKSQGKGSGVDDTIGLDVYAIDELKEKRKVPPTNDLLKYNYTRDNGFYNFESTVGTVIAIRKDKRFVEKVDNGDECGVLLDQTCFYAEQGGQIYDEGFMEKEGNVNVEFRVTNVQVKGGYVLHVGKVSAVDGDGIKVGDKFKLMIDEIRRRPVMSNHTATHVLNFALRKVLGEADQRGSLVAPDRLRFDFSAKGAMTTAQIKEAEQIANEIIKKRETVYDKNVPLALAKAIQGLRAVFDEVYPDPVRVLSIGIPVETLVEDPDNPAGTLTSVEFCGGTHVKNAGDIGQFVISTEEAIAKGIRRIVAVTGEEGEKAVKRAAGLDSQIDKLGITIKENEKTGAYTKKELTKLIVDIGNDLNIATISQWSKDEMRQKLADLKKILDDLDKARKAALIQKGKDEAKKLVEDSKDKPYLVVQLDVEANNKALDGALKEYQKGAKETPAMFVSVDKENSKILCLAQVPKSTISKGLKANEWVKHVSDVIGGKGGGKDGSAQAVGDKIEAIDQVLKMATEFANLKLKN; encoded by the exons ATGGATTCAAGTCTAACATCTGCTCAAGTCCGTGAGATGTTCTTTGACTACTTCAAGAAGCATGGAACACTCGACCACAAATATGTTCACTCATCGTCCACCATCCCAATGGACGACCCCACCCTTCTATTTGCCAATGCTGGCATGAATCAATACAAACCAATATTTCTCGGCACTGTTGACCCAAACAGTGACATGGGGAAATTAAAGCGTGCCGTTAACTCGCAGAAGTGCATTCGCGCCGGCGGAAAGCATAACGATCTGGATGACGTAGGAAAAGACGTGTATCATCATACATTTTTTGAAATGTTGGGCAATTGGTCTTTTGGCGATTACTTTAAA AAAGAAGCATGTGCAATGGCGTGGGATTTGATGACCAATGTTTACAAATTGCCTAAGGATCGACTGTATGTCACTTATTTTGGAGGATTTGAAGAAGCAAGTCTGGAGCCTGACTTAGATTGTAGACAGATCTGGATAGATCTTGG AATTCCAGAAGATCGTGTTCTACCATTTGGCATGCAAGATAATTTCTGGGAGATGGGTGACACCGGTCCTTGCGGGCCATGCACAGAGATCCACTTTGACCGCATTGGTGGACGAAATGCTACTCATCTGGTCAACATGGATGACCCAGATGTTTTAGAGTTGTGGAACCTTGTGTTTATTCAATTTAACAG AGAGAGTGCTACGGTCCTGAAACCCCTGCCTCAGAAATCAGTTGACACCGGAATGGGGCTGGAGAGGATAGCCTCCGTCATTCAAGGAAAGACTTCTAATTACGATACTGATCTCTTTGTGCCTTTATTTGATGCCATTCAAACT GCATCTGGTGCAAGGCCATACACTGGAAAGGTTGGTAAGGATGACGTGGACGGACTCGACATGGCATACCGTGTGGTTGCTGACCATGCCAGGACACTGACCATTGCATTTTCAGATGGTGGCAGACCAGACAATGTTGGAAGAGG atatGTTTTAAAGAGGGTTCTTAGAAGAGGTGTAAGGTACATCACAGAAAAGCTTGGCGCCAGTCCTGGCAAATTTGCAACGCTCATTCCAGTTGTTGTGCAAGTATTG GGAGATGCATTTCCAGAGGTTAGAAAAGATCCACAGATGGTAATGGACATTATCAATGATGAGGAGGCACAGTTCCTTAAGACACTCAATAGAGGCAGGAAAGTTCTGGAGCGTACCATTAACAAATTAGGGGATTCTACTAAGGTTTTCCCAG GCAAGGCCGCATGGTTATTATACGACACGTACGGTTTCCCTCCGGATTTGACGGAATTAATGGTGGAAGAGAAAGGAATGTCTGTTGATCAGAAAGAGTACAACACGGAGAAGAAAGCTGCTCAATTGAAATCCCAAGGGAAGGGATCTGGAGTGGACGATACTATCGGCTTGGATGTTTATGCTATTGATGAACTGAAGGAAAAGAGAAAGGTCCCTCCAACGAATGATCTACTTAAATATAACTACACTAGAGACAATGGATTTTACA ATTTTGAGTCTACAGTAGGAACTGTTATAGCAATCCGAAAAGACAAACGGTTTGTAGAGAAGGTTGATAATGGTGATGAGTGTGGTGTGCTGTTGGACCAGACTTGTTTCTATGCAGAGCAAGGAGGTCAGATCTATGATGAAGGATTCATGGAGAAGGAAGGAAATGTT AATGTAGAATTTCGTGTCACTAATGTTCAAGTAAAAGGTGGTTATGTACTACATGTTGGAAAAGTATCTGCTGTTGACGGTGACGGAATCAAAGTTGGAGATAAATTTAAACTTATGATAGATGAG aTTCGTAGAAGGCCTGTTATGAGCAACCATACTGCTACACACGTCCTGAACTTTGCCCTCAGGAAAGTGCTCGGTGAGGCGGATCAAAGAGGGTCTTTGGTAGCTCCAGATCGGCTACGATTTGACTTCTCTGCTAAG GGTGCAATGACTACAGCTCAGATAAAGGAAGCAGAACAGATTgcaaatgaaataattaaaaaacgaGAGACTGTTTACGATAAGAATGTTCCCCTGGCTCTTGCCAAAGCTATTCAAGGCCTGAGAGCAGTCTTTGATGAG GTATATCCAGACCCAGTACGTGTTCTTTCCATCGGTATTCCTGTGGAAACTCTTGTGGAAGACCCGGACAATCCAGCAGGAACATTAACATCTGTTGAGTTTTGCGGTGGAAC ACATGTTAAGAATGCTGGAGACATTGGTCAGTTTGTCATCTCCACTGAAGAAGCCATAGCCAAGGGTATTCGTAGGATCGTGGCCGTAACCGGTGAAGAAGGTGAAAAAGCAGTGAAACGTGCCGCAGGTCTTGATTCACAGATTGACAAGCTTGGTATAACGatcaaagaaaatgaaaaaactgGTGCTTACACAAAGAAAGAACTCACAAAACTAATTGTGGATATTGGAAAC GATTTAAACATAGCAACAATTTCACAATGGAGCAAAGATGAGATGCGACAAAAACTGGCCGATCTTAAAAAGATTCTTGATGACCTTGATAAGGCAAGAAAGGCAGCTCTTATACAAAAA gGAAAAGACGAAGCTAAAAAATTAGTTGAAGACTCCAAAGACAAACCATATCTTGTTGTCCAACTCGACGTAGAAGCAAACAACAAAGCTCTAGATGGCGCTCTAAAAGAGTATCAGAAGGGTGCCAAGGAAACGCCAGCAATGTTTGTTAGTGTTGACAAggaaaatagtaaaatattatGTCTTGCCCAAGTTCCAaag AGCACAATTAGTAAAGGATTAAAAGCTAATGAATGGGTGAAACATGTTTCGGATGTAATCGGTGGTAAAGGTGGCGGGAAAGACGGGTCTGCTCAAGCAGTCGGCGACAAGATCGAAGCAATAGATCAAGTTTTAAAGATGGCTACAGAATTCGCGAATCTTAAACTTAAAAATTGA